The Mycolicibacterium smegmatis genome has a window encoding:
- a CDS encoding flavin-containing monooxygenase: protein MTTSSDRRQAVDVVVIGAGFAGLYALHRLKRSGLQVTCFEAGEGVGGAWYWNRYPGARVDFESMQYSYSFDDDLQQDWVWPELFSPQEDLERYLNHVADRFGLRPMIQFGARVDHIAFDEDVEKWRVSTEAGHQVTAKYVVAACGPTNVANVPPFPGLDTFEGTSVHTARWPEGGVEYAGKRVGVIGTGASGVQVIPEVAKTADHLYVFQRTPVYSVPANNRPLQPDHERDWKDNYAERRAVARRNPYAMVLPVRQHGSVLAHTPEQRAEILDAAWQQRSGLALMFLFDDVLTDAGANEVLAEWLRGKIREVVADPETAEMLCPKTYPVGTKRLCVDNGYYETFNRENVTLVDVRDSPIVAITREGVQTEARHHPVDVLILATGFHGLTGSLTRMNVNGRGGVVLADKWKAGPVNYLGMVISGFPNLFVVNGPGSPSVLTQMVAHSEYQVDWISALIEDMERRVISSVDTTSDAETQWWEQLTAVAGQTLFPQADSWYTGANIEGKPRNFMLWAGGFDTYIDICDGVAAEGYTGLVLDGSFHGKAN from the coding sequence ATGACAACATCGTCGGACCGTCGACAGGCGGTCGACGTGGTGGTGATCGGCGCGGGGTTCGCCGGCCTCTATGCGCTGCACCGTCTCAAGAGATCCGGTTTGCAGGTGACCTGCTTCGAGGCCGGCGAAGGTGTGGGCGGAGCGTGGTACTGGAACCGCTACCCCGGTGCCCGTGTCGACTTCGAAAGCATGCAGTACTCGTACTCTTTCGACGACGATCTCCAACAGGACTGGGTGTGGCCGGAACTGTTCTCCCCGCAAGAGGATCTGGAGAGATACCTCAATCATGTCGCCGACCGGTTCGGCCTGCGACCGATGATCCAGTTCGGGGCGCGGGTGGATCACATCGCCTTCGACGAAGATGTCGAGAAGTGGCGGGTCAGCACCGAAGCCGGTCATCAGGTGACGGCGAAATACGTGGTCGCGGCGTGCGGACCGACGAACGTGGCGAACGTTCCACCTTTTCCGGGGCTGGACACATTCGAGGGAACGTCGGTGCACACCGCACGGTGGCCCGAAGGCGGCGTCGAATACGCCGGCAAACGCGTGGGAGTCATCGGCACCGGGGCGTCGGGTGTGCAGGTCATCCCGGAGGTCGCGAAGACCGCTGACCATCTCTATGTGTTCCAGCGGACACCTGTGTACTCGGTTCCCGCGAACAATCGACCGCTGCAACCAGATCACGAAAGGGACTGGAAAGACAACTACGCAGAGCGCCGCGCGGTGGCGCGACGCAATCCCTACGCCATGGTTCTACCGGTGCGCCAACACGGATCTGTGCTCGCCCACACCCCCGAGCAGAGAGCAGAGATTCTCGACGCGGCGTGGCAGCAGCGGAGCGGGTTGGCGTTGATGTTCCTGTTCGACGACGTCCTGACCGACGCCGGCGCGAACGAGGTTCTCGCGGAATGGTTGCGAGGCAAGATCCGTGAGGTGGTCGCCGACCCCGAGACTGCCGAGATGCTCTGCCCCAAGACCTATCCCGTCGGGACCAAACGCCTCTGCGTCGACAACGGTTACTACGAGACCTTCAACCGCGAGAACGTGACGCTGGTCGATGTCCGGGATTCACCGATCGTCGCGATCACCCGGGAGGGCGTGCAGACCGAGGCACGGCATCACCCGGTCGATGTCCTCATCCTGGCAACCGGTTTCCACGGCCTCACCGGCTCGCTCACCCGGATGAACGTCAACGGGCGCGGCGGTGTGGTTTTGGCGGACAAGTGGAAGGCCGGGCCGGTGAACTACCTCGGCATGGTCATCTCGGGATTCCCGAATCTGTTCGTGGTGAACGGTCCGGGAAGTCCCAGCGTCCTGACACAGATGGTCGCGCATTCCGAGTACCAGGTCGACTGGATATCGGCGCTCATCGAGGACATGGAGCGCCGCGTTATCTCAAGCGTCGACACCACGTCCGACGCCGAGACCCAATGGTGGGAGCAGTTGACGGCCGTGGCCGGCCAGACCCTCTTCCCACAGGCCGATTCCTGGTACACCGGCGCCAACATCGAAGGGAAGCCCCGCAACTTCATGCTGTGGGCCGGCGGTTTCGACACGTACATCGACATCTGTGACGGCGTAGCGGCCGAGGGCTACACGGGCCTGGTTCTCGACGGAAGTTTTCACGGAAAGGCCAACTGA
- a CDS encoding TIGR03619 family F420-dependent LLM class oxidoreductase, which translates to MALPQYGPALGSAKDLARFATRLEELGYDTLWAAERLVMPLKIHSDVPVGDDDTWASYLDMIGAFGDPFSLVAAAAAVTDRIRFNFGTLNAPLHQPIRLAQTLTTLDVLSDGRIDAGFGLSWVRDEYDVSGLDWSSRGRRLDDTLDFLRVWWTENPVEYASPFISLPPSRVDLRPAQAGGPPVYLGGSSNAALARVGRRAAGWIGFDQLPDDVMKSLWSTARRAAEEADRDPDALRKIVRVNGEPGESLSHIADRLARQVDEGADEVMVDLVFTYKTIDERLDAAERLMHRKTW; encoded by the coding sequence ATGGCATTGCCGCAGTACGGCCCGGCGCTCGGGAGCGCCAAAGATCTGGCCCGCTTCGCTACACGGCTCGAGGAGCTGGGTTACGACACCCTGTGGGCCGCCGAGCGTCTGGTGATGCCGCTGAAGATCCACAGCGATGTGCCTGTCGGTGACGACGACACCTGGGCGAGCTACCTGGACATGATAGGTGCTTTCGGTGATCCGTTCTCTCTCGTCGCGGCGGCCGCAGCCGTGACCGATCGGATACGCTTCAACTTCGGCACACTGAACGCCCCTCTACACCAACCGATTCGGCTCGCGCAGACGCTCACCACGTTGGACGTGCTCAGTGACGGCCGCATCGACGCCGGCTTCGGCCTCAGTTGGGTGCGCGACGAATACGACGTATCGGGTCTCGACTGGTCGTCGCGGGGACGCCGGCTCGATGACACCCTCGACTTTCTACGTGTCTGGTGGACCGAGAATCCGGTCGAGTACGCGAGCCCGTTCATCTCGCTCCCACCCTCACGTGTCGACCTGCGCCCGGCACAGGCAGGTGGCCCGCCGGTGTATCTGGGTGGGTCGAGTAACGCCGCACTCGCCCGGGTTGGGCGTCGTGCGGCGGGCTGGATCGGATTCGATCAGCTTCCTGACGATGTGATGAAGTCCCTCTGGTCGACCGCGCGGCGCGCAGCCGAAGAGGCCGACCGGGACCCTGACGCGCTGCGAAAGATCGTCCGCGTCAATGGTGAGCCAGGAGAGTCGTTGTCCCACATCGCCGATCGCCTGGCACGTCAGGTGGATGAGGGCGCCGACGAGGTCATGGTCGATCTGGTGTTCACCTACAAGACCATCGACGAGCGGCTCGATGCGGCAGAGCGGCTGATGCACCGCAAAACATGGTGA
- a CDS encoding acyl-CoA dehydrogenase family protein, protein MTTQVQTHDVLDLPGALRASIEASVEEADGLGDIPSRLHDELRDAGAFRLLTPRELGGWAAPLPTALSVYEKFGRIDGSVGLLVWNTNFGFIGAMLPETGNKRIWGTGVEPVFANSGMPGTATPTNGGFQLSGHWKIVTGIRSATWIVVVGIVTGDTNGAPDVRLFAVPTDQIDIQDTWNVTGLRATGSRDVVIDDVFVPEDLATRLDAPVNTDSPVYRGFIGNLVFGGCAAVTLGIAAHMIEETVTLVRSKASVVGGVVADATRTQYLVAKAQASVDAARLLLLSTASELADAGDQLTLDQRAAHRAAITHAAEVSRIALVDMYNLAGSSALYRTNTIERIFRDGMAATQHANQSALFMEGAGRVRLGMDHGLPLF, encoded by the coding sequence ATGACAACGCAGGTTCAGACGCATGATGTTCTCGATCTCCCAGGCGCCTTGCGTGCCTCGATCGAAGCGAGCGTCGAAGAAGCCGATGGTCTCGGCGACATTCCCAGCAGGTTGCACGACGAGTTGCGCGACGCAGGCGCGTTCCGGCTGCTGACCCCGCGCGAGCTCGGCGGCTGGGCGGCCCCACTGCCGACGGCGCTGTCGGTGTACGAAAAGTTCGGCCGCATCGACGGATCCGTCGGATTGCTGGTGTGGAACACCAACTTCGGGTTCATCGGCGCCATGCTTCCCGAAACGGGCAACAAGCGCATCTGGGGCACCGGCGTCGAGCCGGTGTTCGCCAACTCCGGGATGCCCGGCACCGCCACGCCGACCAACGGTGGGTTCCAGCTGAGTGGCCATTGGAAGATCGTCACCGGGATCAGGAGTGCGACCTGGATCGTGGTCGTGGGAATCGTCACGGGCGATACCAACGGGGCGCCGGATGTGCGTCTGTTCGCCGTCCCCACCGACCAGATCGACATCCAAGACACCTGGAATGTCACCGGGCTGCGGGCGACAGGGAGCCGGGATGTGGTGATCGACGACGTCTTCGTCCCCGAGGATCTCGCCACCCGGCTCGATGCGCCGGTCAACACCGACAGCCCGGTCTACCGCGGCTTCATCGGCAACCTGGTGTTCGGCGGCTGTGCCGCAGTCACTCTCGGCATCGCCGCGCACATGATCGAGGAGACCGTCACCCTGGTGCGATCGAAGGCGTCGGTGGTGGGCGGCGTGGTCGCCGATGCCACGCGGACGCAGTATCTGGTCGCCAAGGCGCAGGCCAGTGTCGACGCCGCGCGCCTGCTCCTCCTGTCGACGGCCTCGGAGCTGGCAGATGCCGGCGATCAGCTGACGCTCGACCAACGCGCGGCCCACCGTGCCGCGATCACGCACGCCGCAGAGGTGAGCCGCATTGCACTGGTGGATATGTACAACCTCGCGGGCTCATCGGCGCTGTACCGCACCAACACGATCGAGCGGATCTTCCGCGACGGCATGGCGGCGACACAGCACGCCAACCAGTCGGCGTTGTTCATGGAGGGCGCCGGCCGTGTCCGGCTCGGCATGGATCATGGATTGCCGTTGTTCTGA
- the murQ gene encoding N-acetylmuramic acid 6-phosphate etherase: MDLSALETEGRNTRTTELDRLTVPELLAVMNDEDRTVASAVRAALEQIGAAVGLITESLRRGGRLIYLGAGTSGRIGLLDAVECPPTFGTTPDQVVGLLSGGPGAFVTAVEGAEDQPERAADDLDGIGVSADDTVVGLAASGRTPYVVGGLQHARGAGAATVSIACNRDALISRYADVAIEVLTGPEVLTGSTRLKAGTAEKMVCNMLSTASMVRLGKVYGNLMVDVRATNGKLVDRVRRIVVESTGAEPETAEQALAAADGHAKTAIVMLAAGCSADEAARRIERAGGDIRTAIGAG; this comes from the coding sequence ATGGATCTGAGCGCATTGGAGACCGAGGGCCGCAACACACGGACCACGGAACTGGACCGACTGACCGTCCCCGAACTGCTGGCGGTCATGAACGACGAGGACCGAACCGTCGCATCCGCGGTCCGGGCCGCACTCGAGCAGATCGGTGCCGCGGTCGGGTTGATCACCGAATCCCTGCGCCGCGGAGGGCGGCTCATCTACCTCGGCGCAGGCACGAGTGGCCGCATCGGGCTGCTCGACGCCGTCGAGTGTCCGCCGACGTTCGGCACCACACCCGATCAGGTGGTCGGGCTTCTGTCAGGAGGGCCCGGAGCGTTCGTCACGGCAGTCGAAGGGGCCGAGGACCAACCGGAACGCGCGGCCGACGATCTCGACGGCATCGGTGTGTCGGCCGACGACACGGTGGTCGGCCTGGCCGCCAGCGGACGCACGCCCTACGTCGTCGGCGGCTTGCAACACGCACGGGGTGCGGGTGCCGCCACCGTATCGATTGCGTGCAACAGGGACGCTTTGATCAGCCGATATGCCGACGTGGCGATCGAGGTGCTCACCGGCCCCGAGGTGCTCACGGGTTCGACGCGGCTCAAGGCGGGCACGGCGGAGAAGATGGTGTGCAACATGCTCTCGACCGCATCGATGGTGCGTCTCGGCAAGGTCTACGGCAATCTGATGGTCGACGTCCGCGCCACCAACGGCAAGCTGGTCGATCGGGTGCGGCGGATCGTGGTGGAGTCCACCGGAGCGGAGCCCGAGACCGCCGAGCAGGCTCTCGCCGCCGCCGACGGACATGCCAAGACGGCGATCGTCATGCTCGCGGCGGGCTGCTCCGCCGACGAGGCCGCACGGCGTATCGAGCGCGCAGGCGGGGACATCCGCACGGCCATCGGCGCAGGCTGA
- a CDS encoding sodium:solute symporter, translating into MRVLDLVVIVVYLVAIAWFGLRASGRQKTSKDYFVGEGKLPWWTVSFSVVATETSVLTVISVPGGAYSGQGFGNVELALGYVVGRVVVAVVLIPLYKRGGFVSAYQYLGTRFGLKLQGLASVTFVFTRLLAEGVRLFASAIPIKLLLDEFGVHADYRTIIVVVTAITVVYTYLGGIKAVVWTDAVQMTLYLGGAILAIIVLWGHVGSTGVADALHAGKFDVFDTNFSLAHIATSTFALPTAIIGGAIFAMASHGSDQLIVQRILATRTLRDSQKAMIASGVFITFQFAAFSLVGALLWSYNGGRTFQELGLASSDNLYPNFILHGLPVVVSGLLVASILGAAMGSLSAALNSMSSSSVSDFINSFLSRSPSEQSLLRLGRLMTLVWAVLMAVFACGFSANTGNVYLTGLAIAGYTYGALLGAFLLGRLVRRANQFDAVVSFVVTVVVMTYIVRYVKIDVTASGETVPSAIAAQWLVPIGVLITLLVGGVMSRFHRPPEVAALPDHDDESATVPTVAGRN; encoded by the coding sequence GTGCGCGTACTCGACCTCGTCGTGATCGTCGTCTATCTGGTGGCGATCGCCTGGTTCGGACTGCGGGCGTCCGGACGTCAGAAGACCTCGAAGGACTACTTCGTCGGTGAGGGCAAGCTGCCGTGGTGGACGGTGTCGTTCTCGGTGGTCGCCACCGAGACCAGCGTGCTCACCGTCATAAGCGTTCCCGGTGGCGCCTACAGCGGCCAGGGATTCGGCAACGTGGAACTCGCTCTCGGCTATGTCGTGGGCCGCGTCGTGGTCGCCGTGGTGCTGATCCCCCTGTACAAACGCGGCGGTTTCGTCAGCGCCTACCAGTACCTGGGCACCCGATTCGGCCTCAAACTCCAGGGCCTGGCGTCGGTCACGTTCGTGTTCACCCGACTGCTCGCCGAAGGCGTCCGCCTGTTCGCGTCGGCCATCCCGATCAAGCTGCTGCTCGACGAATTCGGGGTGCATGCCGATTACCGCACGATCATCGTCGTCGTCACGGCCATCACGGTCGTCTACACCTACCTGGGCGGTATCAAGGCGGTCGTCTGGACCGATGCCGTCCAGATGACGTTGTACCTGGGCGGTGCCATCCTCGCCATCATCGTGCTCTGGGGCCATGTCGGCAGCACCGGTGTCGCAGATGCCCTGCACGCAGGCAAGTTCGACGTGTTCGACACGAACTTCTCCCTCGCTCACATCGCCACCAGCACGTTCGCACTCCCGACGGCGATCATCGGCGGTGCGATCTTCGCGATGGCCAGCCACGGCTCCGACCAGTTGATCGTGCAGCGCATCCTGGCCACGCGGACGTTGCGCGACAGCCAGAAGGCCATGATCGCCTCGGGCGTGTTCATCACGTTCCAGTTCGCGGCGTTCTCCCTCGTCGGCGCGCTGCTGTGGTCGTACAACGGGGGCAGGACATTCCAGGAACTCGGGCTCGCGAGCTCGGACAATCTGTATCCGAACTTCATCCTGCACGGGCTACCGGTGGTGGTGTCCGGTCTGCTGGTCGCCAGCATCCTGGGCGCCGCCATGGGCTCGCTGTCCGCGGCCCTGAACTCGATGTCGAGTTCATCGGTGTCGGACTTCATCAACAGCTTTCTCTCGCGTTCCCCGTCGGAGCAGTCACTGCTGCGCCTGGGGCGGCTGATGACCCTGGTGTGGGCGGTGTTGATGGCCGTGTTCGCGTGCGGCTTCAGCGCCAACACCGGCAACGTGTATCTGACCGGCCTTGCGATCGCGGGCTACACCTACGGTGCGCTGCTCGGAGCGTTCCTCTTGGGCCGACTTGTGCGGCGCGCCAATCAATTCGACGCCGTGGTGTCCTTCGTCGTCACGGTCGTCGTGATGACCTACATCGTCCGATACGTGAAGATCGACGTGACCGCGAGCGGCGAGACCGTGCCGTCGGCGATCGCCGCGCAGTGGCTCGTGCCGATCGGTGTCCTCATCACCCTGCTGGTCGGTGGGGTGATGAGCCGGTTCCACCGTCCCCCTGAGGTCGCCGCGCTCCCCGACCACGACGACGAATCCGCCACGGTCCCCACCGTGGCCGGCCGGAACTGA
- a CDS encoding NUDIX hydrolase, with translation MPSDHDASDLIRRQALTLLAVAQNGLTFAHDPFDRQRYTQVRRAAEELMTLIADGDIEQLRAAFSVDTGYMTPKVSVRGAIFNSEEELLLVQERADRLWTLPGGWCDVLETPAQAVAKEVREEAGLIVDVDKLVAVLYHDRHRPSRQPAPLFHVHKLFFLCHERGRVPADLTGTSAIDWFALDRLPPLAPSVDEAQLRMMHTHWRHPELPTVFD, from the coding sequence GTGCCTTCCGACCACGACGCCTCTGACCTGATCCGACGGCAGGCACTCACCCTGCTTGCCGTCGCCCAGAACGGGCTGACGTTCGCCCACGACCCATTCGACCGTCAGCGTTACACCCAGGTTCGTCGGGCTGCCGAAGAGTTGATGACCCTGATCGCCGACGGTGATATCGAGCAGTTGCGCGCAGCCTTCAGCGTCGACACCGGGTACATGACACCCAAGGTGTCGGTGCGCGGCGCGATCTTCAACTCCGAAGAAGAGCTTCTCCTGGTCCAGGAGCGCGCCGACCGGCTGTGGACGCTTCCCGGCGGGTGGTGTGACGTCTTGGAAACCCCGGCGCAGGCTGTCGCGAAGGAGGTCCGTGAGGAGGCCGGCCTCATCGTCGATGTCGACAAGCTGGTTGCCGTGCTCTACCACGACAGGCACCGTCCGTCGCGGCAGCCGGCGCCGCTGTTCCATGTCCACAAACTGTTCTTCTTGTGCCACGAACGGGGCCGGGTACCAGCGGATCTCACCGGGACCAGCGCGATCGACTGGTTCGCCCTGGACCGGTTACCTCCGTTGGCGCCGTCGGTCGACGAGGCCCAGCTGCGCATGATGCACACCCACTGGCGGCACCCGGAGCTGCCGACGGTCTTCGACTGA
- a CDS encoding fructosamine kinase family protein, whose translation MSQADEFVKRNPAAPRGFFAAEAAGLTWLRVDGGVDCVRVLDCDATSLSLERLESAPPTAEAARDFGRRLAVTHNTGARGFGAGPDGHDGPGFFGPMSEPLPMSLNPHNSWGEFYAVERLRPMAELAAPRLSSSAREAIDRVIELCAAGTFDDGDVPCRLHGDLWSGNVMWTPAGVVLIDPAAHGGHRETDLAMLALFGCPFLGEVLEGYRSVQPLRPGWQDRVGLHQLYPLLAHVVLFGGGYATQTHRAAASVLTTYG comes from the coding sequence ATGTCGCAGGCCGACGAGTTCGTCAAGCGCAATCCCGCCGCCCCACGAGGGTTCTTCGCAGCAGAAGCCGCAGGGCTCACCTGGTTACGCGTGGACGGTGGCGTCGACTGCGTGCGTGTCCTGGATTGCGATGCAACGTCTTTGAGTCTGGAGCGCCTTGAATCCGCGCCACCGACGGCCGAGGCGGCCCGCGACTTCGGCAGGCGGCTCGCGGTCACCCACAATACGGGCGCCCGCGGTTTCGGTGCGGGTCCTGACGGCCACGACGGGCCCGGATTCTTTGGGCCGATGTCGGAGCCGTTGCCCATGTCGTTGAACCCGCACAACTCATGGGGCGAGTTCTACGCCGTCGAACGATTGCGTCCCATGGCCGAACTCGCCGCTCCGCGGTTGTCCTCGTCTGCCCGTGAAGCGATCGACCGCGTCATCGAGCTGTGCGCCGCAGGCACTTTCGACGATGGCGACGTGCCGTGCCGGCTGCACGGGGATCTGTGGAGCGGCAACGTGATGTGGACCCCCGCCGGAGTGGTGCTGATCGACCCTGCCGCACACGGCGGGCACCGCGAGACGGATCTCGCGATGCTGGCGCTGTTCGGGTGTCCGTTCCTTGGCGAGGTACTCGAGGGTTATCGATCGGTGCAGCCATTGCGTCCCGGGTGGCAGGACCGCGTCGGCCTGCACCAGCTGTACCCGCTGCTGGCGCATGTGGTGCTCTTCGGGGGCGGGTACGCCACCCAGACACATCGCGCCGCCGCGAGCGTGCTGACGACCTACGGGTGA
- a CDS encoding cutinase family protein, with translation MTAPQAFAAPESCADVEVIFARGTGEAPGVGPTGQAFIDALRPRLGDRSVDVYPVNYPATDQWATGVDGVRDASTRIISMAETCPQTEMVLGGYSQGAAVAGFVTSAAVPDGVDPATVPKPLQPDIADHVAAVVLFGLPNERAMNFLGEPRVVIGPLYETKTRTYCATEDPVCSDGLNFAVHNPSSYDGDLTDQGAAFAADRINTGPVTATN, from the coding sequence ATGACTGCGCCGCAGGCGTTCGCGGCACCCGAGTCGTGCGCTGATGTCGAGGTGATCTTCGCCCGGGGAACGGGTGAGGCTCCCGGTGTGGGTCCCACCGGGCAGGCGTTCATCGACGCGCTGCGCCCACGGTTGGGTGACCGATCGGTCGACGTGTACCCGGTCAACTATCCCGCGACCGATCAGTGGGCAACCGGCGTGGACGGTGTCAGAGACGCGAGTACGCGCATCATCTCCATGGCCGAGACATGTCCGCAAACCGAGATGGTCCTCGGTGGCTACTCACAGGGCGCAGCGGTCGCGGGCTTCGTCACCTCGGCCGCCGTTCCCGACGGCGTCGACCCCGCCACGGTGCCCAAACCGCTGCAACCCGACATCGCCGATCACGTCGCCGCGGTCGTGCTGTTCGGGCTGCCGAACGAACGCGCCATGAACTTCCTCGGTGAACCCCGCGTGGTGATCGGCCCCCTCTACGAGACGAAGACCCGCACGTACTGCGCGACCGAGGACCCGGTGTGCTCCGACGGATTGAACTTCGCGGTGCACAATCCCAGCAGCTACGACGGTGATCTGACCGATCAGGGCGCGGCGTTCGCCGCCGATCGCATCAACACCGGGCCTGTCACGGCGACCAACTGA
- a CDS encoding MurR/RpiR family transcriptional regulator gives MARQDATATLADIRAVRPTLAPSERRVADVVLADPARASGFSISVLAEHAETSVATVMRFCRTVGLTSYSQLRLALAAAAARELARGDESPAPGTDISVTDTVDEIVKKIIYNEIRVLEDTGAALDIEMLHRAIDVVSGARRIDISGVGASAFVAQDLHQKLHRIGRIAFVWSDRHSAVTAAALLGPGDVAFAVSHSGETDDVVEFLDAAAGCGATTIALTNSPRSALAEAADIVLTTCARETPFRSGATVSRIAQLAVIDCLFVGVAQRSFGETTTALEKTHAAVQRHRRSPRRTSNNG, from the coding sequence ATGGCACGTCAGGACGCCACCGCGACCCTCGCCGACATCCGCGCCGTGCGACCGACACTGGCGCCGTCGGAGCGACGCGTCGCCGACGTGGTTCTCGCCGACCCGGCCCGCGCCTCCGGGTTCTCCATCAGCGTGCTCGCCGAGCACGCCGAGACATCGGTCGCCACGGTGATGCGCTTCTGCCGCACGGTCGGGCTCACGAGCTACTCCCAACTACGCCTCGCCTTGGCGGCGGCCGCCGCGCGCGAGCTCGCACGCGGAGACGAGAGCCCCGCGCCCGGTACCGACATCAGTGTCACCGACACGGTGGACGAGATCGTCAAGAAGATCATCTACAACGAGATCCGGGTCCTGGAAGACACCGGCGCGGCCCTCGACATCGAGATGCTGCACCGCGCAATCGATGTCGTCTCCGGTGCGCGGCGCATCGACATCTCCGGTGTCGGCGCCAGCGCGTTCGTGGCACAGGATCTCCACCAGAAACTGCACCGCATCGGCCGCATCGCGTTCGTCTGGAGCGACCGTCATTCCGCAGTCACCGCGGCGGCACTCCTGGGACCCGGCGACGTCGCCTTCGCGGTATCCCATTCGGGCGAGACCGACGACGTCGTCGAATTCCTGGACGCGGCAGCCGGATGCGGTGCGACGACCATCGCCCTGACCAATTCACCGCGCTCCGCTCTCGCGGAAGCCGCAGACATCGTGCTGACCACGTGTGCCCGTGAAACCCCGTTCCGGTCAGGGGCCACTGTCAGCCGTATCGCGCAGTTGGCCGTCATCGACTGTCTTTTCGTGGGTGTTGCGCAGCGTTCGTTCGGTGAGACCACGACGGCGCTCGAGAAGACACACGCTGCCGTACAGCGTCACCGTCGCTCACCACGTCGCACGTCGAACAACGGATGA
- a CDS encoding N-acetylglucosamine kinase, which translates to MSATIVVDLGKTGCRAAVWPQDADSPSQSHEAHGAPGLAAQRGVTAARDAVCAAVSPLLNDRAGLRLSTVFVGAAGAATAPEAARALAAELLAGLPADEVAVTSDAVTAHAGALGARPGVVLSVGTGSVAVGVGADGTFSRVGGWGPWLGDEGGGAWIGTAGLRAALHAHDGRGPATQLLAMATARFGDLQQLPATVEAQGNPARTSASFAPDVARAAESGDPVAAGILADAATALASAVLTTTLRIDPRNRLPVAITGGLVHLGEPLLRPLRTALSAASPQTNLHLPLGDSLHGAHLLSRDLTTPHEAHIARVRHTSTQSHPAVR; encoded by the coding sequence ATGTCTGCGACGATCGTGGTCGACCTGGGCAAGACAGGCTGCCGTGCAGCCGTGTGGCCACAGGACGCGGATTCGCCGTCGCAATCTCACGAGGCGCATGGCGCACCCGGTCTCGCCGCCCAGCGAGGGGTGACGGCGGCCCGGGACGCGGTGTGTGCCGCGGTCTCTCCCCTTCTGAACGATCGTGCCGGGCTGCGACTTTCAACGGTGTTCGTCGGCGCAGCAGGTGCCGCCACGGCACCGGAGGCCGCGCGGGCGCTGGCCGCCGAACTCCTGGCCGGACTGCCCGCCGACGAGGTCGCCGTCACCAGCGACGCGGTCACCGCTCACGCCGGGGCCCTCGGCGCACGTCCCGGGGTGGTGTTGAGCGTGGGAACCGGATCCGTGGCCGTCGGCGTCGGCGCGGACGGCACCTTCTCACGCGTGGGCGGTTGGGGCCCGTGGCTCGGCGACGAGGGCGGCGGAGCCTGGATCGGAACCGCCGGACTGCGCGCTGCGCTGCATGCCCATGACGGACGTGGCCCCGCCACGCAGCTGCTCGCGATGGCCACCGCTCGATTCGGAGACCTTCAGCAACTGCCCGCAACCGTTGAGGCACAGGGTAATCCAGCGAGAACGTCGGCCTCGTTCGCGCCCGACGTGGCACGCGCGGCCGAGTCGGGCGACCCGGTGGCGGCCGGGATCCTGGCCGACGCCGCGACAGCCCTGGCATCCGCGGTACTCACCACGACGCTCCGGATCGATCCCCGGAACAGACTTCCTGTCGCGATCACCGGCGGGCTCGTCCACCTCGGCGAACCGCTCCTGCGGCCGCTCAGAACGGCATTGAGCGCCGCGTCACCGCAGACGAATTTGCATCTTCCGCTGGGTGATTCGTTGCACGGTGCACACCTTCTGTCACGCGACCTCACCACGCCCCACGAGGCTCACATCGCCCGTGTCCGGCACACCAGCACCCAATCCCACCCGGCCGTTCGCTAG